A region of the Deltaproteobacteria bacterium genome:
ACCTGCTCGATGAACTACAAGGCCAAGGACGGACACACCTATCTCTTCAATCTCATCGATACCCCCGGCCATGTCGACTTTAGCTACGAGGTGTCACGGAGTCTGACGGCATGTGAGGGCGCCTTGGTTGTTGTCGATGCCAGTCAGGGCGTAGAGGCGCAAACCGTCGCTAACGTCACCCTAGCCATGCAGGCCAACCTCACGCTGATCCCGGTGATCAACAAAATCGATTTACCGAGTGCCGATCCCGATAAAGTTAAGGCTGAAATCGAAGAAGAATTAGCGATCGACGCCGGTGAGGCTGTCATGGCGAGCGCCAAGACCCGCATCGGCATCCAAGACGTGCTCGAGGCCATTGTACAGCGTATACCACCACCTGAGCCTAAGCGGGCGGAGCCACTGCAGGCGCTGATCTTCGACAGCTGGTTTGATCCCTACTTAGGTGCTGTTTCCCTGGTGCGTGTGATGGCTGGCGAGATTAAGCGTGGGCAGTACATGCAGTTTATGTCGACGGGCAAATCGTTTGAGGTGCTCAAAGTCGGTAAGCTCACGCCACGTCAAGTTGATGTCGATGGCTTGGTCGCTGGTGAAGTGGGTTTTGTGGCAGGCTCCATCAAGGGCGTCGGCGACACCCGCGTTGGTGACACCATCACGAATCCTGATCGACCAGCCTCCGGACCGTTAGCTGGGTTCCAGAAGGCCAAACAAATGGTGTTTGGTGGCATATTCCCCGTCGACTCGAGTGACTATCAAGTGCTGCGCGAGTCGTTTGAAAAGCTACAGCTTAATGACGCCTCCCTGACTTTTGAGGTAGAGAGTTCCATCGCCCTTGGGATGGGATTCCGCGTGGGTTTTCTCGGCCTGCTCCACATGGACATCATTCAGGAACGACTCGAGCGTGAGTATAACCTCGACCTGATCTTCACGGCGCCGACGGTTGTGTATCAGGTGTTCACCGTGGACGGCACCGAAATCAAAATCGAAAACCCGGCGCGGATGCCAGATCCGACTAAGATTGAGCGCATCGAAGAGCCCTACGTACTCCTGACTATTCACACGCCGGAGGAGTACATCGGTGGTCTTCTCAAGCTTTTGACCGAGCGTCGCGGTATCCAGAAAGGTCTAGACTATCTCTCGGCCAAGAGGGTCAAGATCACCTATGAAATACCGATGAACGAGATGATCTTCGACTTCCACGACAAGCTCAAGAGTATCTCGCGCGGCTATGCTTCGATGGATTACGAGGTGACTGACTACCGCGTTGGTGATTTGGTCAAGCTTGATATCCTCGTCAACGGTGAGCCGGTGGATGCACTCTCATGTATCGTCCACCGTTCGACAGCCCCTGTGCGGGGACGGTCGCTCTGTAAGAAGCTCAAGGACATCTTGCCTCGTCAAATGTTCCAAATCGCTCTTCAGGCCGCCGTAGGCAGTAAAATCATGGCGCGCGAAAGCGTTTCGGCACTACGTAAAGACGTTACAGCCAAGTGCTACGGTGGCGATATTTCGCGTAAGCGCAAGCTCCTCGAGAAGCAAAAAGAGGGCAAAAAGCGGATGAAATCCGTAGGCAAGGTGGAGATACCACAGGACGCCTTTATGGCGATCCTGCAGATCGACGAAGACTAAACGACGGTTACATTTAGCCCTTAGGCACCCCGATGTAGTCCAGCCCCTCCTCGACCGCCTTTTTCATGTCGAACGCGCAGTGGCCGTTACCGGGGAAATCTTTGATCTTCATCTTAAGCCCACGCCACTCCCAATACTGGGAGCCGGCGTAGGCCTGCTCAGCCAAAAAATCACCGACATTGATCGAGAAGTAGATCTTGAAGGACTTTGCTGTCGCGTCGCTTAACTTCTGAAAGGCCGCGGCATCGCTCATCGACCTTGGGGGAGCGCCGCCACATAGCAGGATGGCGCCACCTTGGTAATCCTTGATGTGATCAGGTAGGAGATCGCCACCAATAAACGTAGCCCCCGCCGACATGCCGATAAATACTGTACGCTTGGGCGAAAGCTGCCGGTGCTCAGAGTAAACCTTGCGCTTCAGGAGATCGGCAATATAGGCGGCATGACGCCGCGACGGGCCATCAAAAGCATCCGCCCAAGAGTTAGAGTGATTGGGTGCCTGGACCGCCATGACGGCTACGTTGCGGCCAGTAGCAGCAGATTTCAGCTCGGGCAAAAAGGCGTCGTAGCTCCCCCCACCACCAGCTCCGTGGAAAAACACAAGAAGCCAAGGCTCGCTTTTGCTAGCTCCAGCTTTAGACGCTGCTTTGTCGCCAGGGAGTTCGAGACGATATTTACCAGTCTTGTGGAGGCTATCATGAGTAAATTCAGCCTCTCCACCGAGAGCAAGGGCCAGAAGTAAGGGCAGCGTTTTCATCGGACTTGGCACCCTCCGGTGAGAGATTATATGGTTGGACAGTTGGGAACAAATGTATTCTGGCACCAGATCGGTGCCTTGACTAGCCGGTCGCAAATTAAAGCCGGATACAGACGAGGGATAGACTAGCCATGCTTAAAAAATCTGACTTTAGCTCCATTGACCAAAGGCGCCTCCTGATTAAAGCGGCCCGCGGTGAGTTGCCAGCTGATGTGGTCATCCGGGGCGTGCAGTGGCTGGACGTATTTAGCGGCAAATTTCGCACCGGTGATGTCGCCTGGAAGGACGGCGTCATCATCGGCGTCGGCGAGAACTACGACGGCAATTCGGTCATCGACGGTACGGGTAAGTATTTAGTGCCCGGTTTCATCGATGCTCACGTACATATCGAAAGCAGCCTCATGACCCCGGCGCGCTTTGAGGAGGCGGTACTGCCCTGCGGTACCACGGCGGTCATCTGGGATCCCCACGAGATTGCCAACGTCAAAGGTAAGGCCGGCATCGAGTGGGCCCTCGCGGCCTCCGAAGATTTGCTACTTGACGTCTTCGTGATGGTGCCTAGCTGCGTACCTTCAACATCGCCAGCGGCTGGCCTTGAGACTAGCGGTGCCTCGCTCGAGGCTGGCGACATTGCCCTCTTCCGTCATCATCCGCGTGTGCTAGGCCTAGCAGAAATGATGAACTTCCCCGGCCTACTCAGTGGCGAGGGTGACATCATGACTAAACTGTCCGACTTTAGCGCTAAGAAACGTGACGGCCACTGCCCTGGACTGCGCGGCAAAGATCTCAACGCCTACGGTGTCGCTGGTATCCATAGCTGTCATGAATCAACGACTGCGGATGAAGCCGAAGAGAAAATGAGCAAGGGCATCCATGTCCTCATTCGCGAAGGATCGTGCACTAAGGATGCGCATGCTCTGCTGCCACTACTAAACGCCTACACGTCCCCCGTATTAAGTCTTTGCAGTGACGATCGCAATCCGGCTGATATCGCCGAGGGTGGGCATATCAACTGCATCATCGACATGGCCCTGGCGCGCGGCGCCAAGCCAGAGGATATTTTCCGTGCCGCCAGCTACGCCACGGCCAAAACCTACGGCCTTGAAGATCGCGGCGCGGTGGCACCGGGTTATAAAGCCGATGTTGTTTTGGTTAGCCCGAAAGGAATGGCATCGGGCCAAACCGATTGGCGTCATGGTGTAGCTATCACCCAAGTCTTTAAAAGTGGTGAGGCCGTCACTAAAAGCGATCTGCAAGCGATTTCACGGCAAAAAAAGCCTCACTTTGACGGTGTCAATCTCAACCTGGCTCCAGTCACCGCGGCTGACTTTCGACTACCGGCCTCGAGTAATCAGTCGTGCGTGGATGCACGTGTCATTGGGATCATCACGCATCAGATCCTCACTAATGAACTCATCTGTCAGCTCCCCGTAAAAGGTGGCTCTATTCAGCCAGACTTGAGTCAGGACATCCTGAAGATTGCCGTACTCGAGCGTCACCATGGTAGCGGCGGTCGCGCCGTCGGCTTTGCCAAAGGCATGGGCCTTAAGTCTGGCGCTATAGCCACGAGTATCAATCACGACTCTCATAACGTCATCACCATAGGATCCAGTGACGAGCTTATCGCCGCTGCGGTGAACGAGCTGATTCG
Encoded here:
- the lepA gene encoding elongation factor 4, with amino-acid sequence TCSMNYKAKDGHTYLFNLIDTPGHVDFSYEVSRSLTACEGALVVVDASQGVEAQTVANVTLAMQANLTLIPVINKIDLPSADPDKVKAEIEEELAIDAGEAVMASAKTRIGIQDVLEAIVQRIPPPEPKRAEPLQALIFDSWFDPYLGAVSLVRVMAGEIKRGQYMQFMSTGKSFEVLKVGKLTPRQVDVDGLVAGEVGFVAGSIKGVGDTRVGDTITNPDRPASGPLAGFQKAKQMVFGGIFPVDSSDYQVLRESFEKLQLNDASLTFEVESSIALGMGFRVGFLGLLHMDIIQERLEREYNLDLIFTAPTVVYQVFTVDGTEIKIENPARMPDPTKIERIEEPYVLLTIHTPEEYIGGLLKLLTERRGIQKGLDYLSAKRVKITYEIPMNEMIFDFHDKLKSISRGYASMDYEVTDYRVGDLVKLDILVNGEPVDALSCIVHRSTAPVRGRSLCKKLKDILPRQMFQIALQAAVGSKIMARESVSALRKDVTAKCYGGDISRKRKLLEKQKEGKKRMKSVGKVEIPQDAFMAILQIDED
- a CDS encoding alpha/beta fold hydrolase; the protein is MKTLPLLLALALGGEAEFTHDSLHKTGKYRLELPGDKAASKAGASKSEPWLLVFFHGAGGGGSYDAFLPELKSAATGRNVAVMAVQAPNHSNSWADAFDGPSRRHAAYIADLLKRKVYSEHRQLSPKRTVFIGMSAGATFIGGDLLPDHIKDYQGGAILLCGGAPPRSMSDAAAFQKLSDATAKSFKIYFSINVGDFLAEQAYAGSQYWEWRGLKMKIKDFPGNGHCAFDMKKAVEEGLDYIGVPKG
- the ade gene encoding adenine deaminase, which codes for MLKKSDFSSIDQRRLLIKAARGELPADVVIRGVQWLDVFSGKFRTGDVAWKDGVIIGVGENYDGNSVIDGTGKYLVPGFIDAHVHIESSLMTPARFEEAVLPCGTTAVIWDPHEIANVKGKAGIEWALAASEDLLLDVFVMVPSCVPSTSPAAGLETSGASLEAGDIALFRHHPRVLGLAEMMNFPGLLSGEGDIMTKLSDFSAKKRDGHCPGLRGKDLNAYGVAGIHSCHESTTADEAEEKMSKGIHVLIREGSCTKDAHALLPLLNAYTSPVLSLCSDDRNPADIAEGGHINCIIDMALARGAKPEDIFRAASYATAKTYGLEDRGAVAPGYKADVVLVSPKGMASGQTDWRHGVAITQVFKSGEAVTKSDLQAISRQKKPHFDGVNLNLAPVTAADFRLPASSNQSCVDARVIGIITHQILTNELICQLPVKGGSIQPDLSQDILKIAVLERHHGSGGRAVGFAKGMGLKSGAIATSINHDSHNVITIGSSDELIAAAVNELIRIDGGIVVVHADGRKEALPLPIGGLMTDADPDTVTAILQRLKALTKDAGCTLHEPFLQLSFLALPVIPTLKITDKGLVKVMESKLVSLTV